The sequence TTGATGTTGGTTTCCGTTTTCGATAAGATTTTTCTCTCCTCATGGGAGAGCATTTTTCCGGCACAAAATCTCCAATTCCAGTGGTTTATTGAAGGTGTTTGTCCGCCAAATTTCAAGTTTGACGGTTTACGTCCGGCGGTTTGACGTTCTGTTTCGATTTCAATCGAACAGATTATAATACCGGCATGGCCACCACTGTTGAAGATGGTGTTGTTTTATGAACCATTCACTGGGCTTTTGTACTCACCAGCAACCAACCCTAGTAGTTTAGCTAAGCTATTTGGGTTGCTTACGTATGGGTGTATTGGATGGACGGTTCGTCCTAAGTTCGCAAGGTCTAAGGAAGAATTATCTACGGCTTCTCGGCTTTGGCTTGAGTTCTTACGGCTCTTTAGCAATAACAAGATGCGATTGTGGAATATTAGTGATACATTGGCAGATTTGTGTTGGCAAATCATATTGATAGTCCCGTTTTTCTTACGGCAATTGTACGATTATAGCCTCTTGTGTGCTCAACACATAGTTCTTTCACGCACTAAAAAAGGCGCAATAGGAATGACAGTGGCATTCAAGAGTTTTGAATTCGGGATGATGATGACTGCTTCTATGCCTATTAGTATGCTTTGGTCGGAATCACGTCGAGCATGGCAAGATAGATGGTGTTCGAGACAAATCAAGATCAATTCAAAGGTTCTTTTATCATCAAATACGTTGATACGGCGGACTAATTAATATCAACAttgaacaagaaaataaaattcttataaaGCACACAACTTTTCAACATTGTTTGGGTttgctattattaatttttttttattcaccattttatttgattagtgAAAATTATGCTTTGAAAAGGCATAGACATTGgattatttatagattttcaaaaatttgtttgaaGAGTCACATCTTTTGAAttaaaaggttgtgtctttttgtAATAATACTTATATGAAGAGTCAcaacttttcaatataaatgatcacattttttcaatataaatagttacttttaaataaaaagacacaacttttaattgttgaaaaaacacaacctttcaacataagtggaattcacaacctttggaattaattgggattgctattattagtagataagTTTCTAAGAAAAGCGTTTAGTTTCATTAAATGCCAAACATGGGAACAGGATATATTTTGGGTGCAGTATGAGAAAAACAATTCCCATCGTGCTGATTTCACCTTCGACAAGTTTTTTTAGTATGGAATGAGCCTTGGACTGTTATTCAGGCCCACATATATAAGTACAATACAACACTTATGATTAATAATTCTGTGTAGTGTATTATACATTGCACTTCACTAAAAATAGTGAAAGTGGTAGTGGATGAGAGAGACGCTCGAATCTTGAAGGATGGTCGGTCCAGTAACAATTCGCATCTTATTCACTGCGTTAATCCTCACCCTATATTTTTTGGCAATGATAAAACTAGATAACATATGTTTTCGATTTATGTATAGAAATAtactcttttatttaaaaaatctaatcactaaatcaaaatttaaattcaaatatatatatatatatatatataatttctaacTAACATTATTTTGAGAATTttctctttttgaaaaaaaaaatgtgtgttTATTGCTATTATATGGTATTTTTCTTTATAGACTTTGACTAGAtttttaactagattttgacccgcgcttagaaagcgtGAGTTTTTCTTTAGATTGTAAACAAAGTTTTTGAATTAGTATTTTGGAATTGGTATACATGATTATGTTACAAAGTCATTATATCGAAGACGGgcatttatttaaaatgatataacttataaattagtttatataagattttgtatgtacatttttatataaattttttattaagcCTGACATTTTATCGGATCCGAAAAACTAACCAAAGCCGACCCGGAAAGATAGTTTTGGTTTGGGTCCGGGTTCATGGCAAAgtacatatttgattatttcttcAACCCACTGTCTCTGTTTGATTATGAGTCCTATCCGAGACCCAATTGGGTATCCAAAGTACATGGTTTGTGCATATTAGCTCTATTTGggtatttcatatttgtatttgGTATTTCGAATATGTTTTCAGTATTATGAATAGTTTCTTAAGTTTCGGATCCAAGTGTTTTATTATAGTTTCGAGTttcacataaaattttaattttttataaatattttgggtATTAGAAAATGTTTTTAGGTATCTTCCATTTCTTAGGTCAGATTTATGtaaaatgttgttttttttttggaattcaaatattttttcaggtacttgtttgtgttttcatgtattttttgtgtgttttagtatttttggattttcgggtaCTTCAAGTGTTTTTCGAGTTCTAAAAATCTTAAACCAATTCGGACCCGTTACATACCCAAAAGTTATAGGTATTTAAATTATGGATCCGGACTCCAAAGGAATCAatctgaatccgaaccgaaattttttaaatatctagTTATGTCCAAATGTTTAGGATCCGAAAACCTAAACCCGAAAGGAATCAATCCATACCCGACCATAAGAGTCGATGCCCAAATATCTAATTATGtccaaatattatattatgtgtTCATTttataagaattatatttgttGAACTCGTGAGACTTATGATTTACTTGGTGGATTTTGGtaaatttaatagtatagattgaaTATTAACATGAGACAGCGAATGAGCTTTTTCATAATATAGAACAAAAGTATAGAAATGATGTAGTCTAATGTTACATAGTTGTTGGATTAACGATTGATATAGTTTATTTATATTGGATTAAAGTTTATTTATATTGAGTAAAATGAGTTATATATGGATCTATATGTCTTATATCATTTTTGTGTAGCAAATGATATGGTATGTTGTATAATTTTGTCATGTACAAAAAGATGtggtttaataaattattgttagaaaaaatttatgtgatttattgttagtcaaatattatggtaaaactaaaaatattgttagttaatgaaagggtccaacaaccttttataagtagattttttaggacttcttccattttaatagtatagatatatagtgATAAATATGTATAGTTATATTCATATTTGTGTATTTATAAGCTTTCAACATCTGTTTCTTCAAGCAGAACGTATAAAAGTGATAATAGTTTTGGGTGAATCTCCTGTAATAGAGAATTTTGAACTagttgttaattaatattatcttGATAAGCTGATTCAAGTGGCTGTGATCCACATGAATCGGCTTTCTCATTACTTGCTTCTAAGTTCTCCcttttagtttattaatttcCTCCTTAGATCCTGCAACTTTTCTAGGGTTTTGGCCTTCTACCGTCGTCGGATTTCATACAAACTTCACAAGTCTCCATGTGCATTTAAAGCTTGTGGTTTAAGTATGTTGACATTATATAATCTCCCAAGGATTAAATTAAGCTAATTCCACTAATCCCTAGGTAAACGTCAAGATAACATAAAGATGAAGTTAAAGTCCATACCTCTGCAACCAGATTTGAGTTTATAATCTTGTAATGTTGTTCAAGAACCAGTTTTGGGGTTTGTGTTGATATTGTGTGTTGTACAGAGCTTGAAGGATGGTGAAGGCGAATGTATTATCGAAAATTAGAGGTTTCAGTGGCGTCAACAGACCCATCTATGTCTTGGCTGGTTTGGCATTTCTCATCTCAGTAGCTACTCTGGCTAAGTTCAACTACATCACACCGCTAAGGTTCTCTGGTCGGTTCTGTAATAATCATGGAAGCTTTGACGGCGACAACTATATCCTGGGAAGCCAAATGAGAAAGACGATAGAATCCGCCATCTTCAAAATCCACCAAGAAATGGATGATCTCAAGGCCTTAGAAGCTAATTCTTCTGCTCCACCATCTGATTCATCAGCTTCAGGATCCATGTTTAGGCATGTAGCTTTCCTTGCAGATGTTCTTTCACTGATTCAGTCAGTTCATATGGAGTTGCCTTCCTTGGAAGAAGTGGATCATCCGTTGAAGCAGAGGAACGGTGACCCCGGCGAGCATTTCATGAGGGAAGAGATCAAGAAATACATAAAGATCAAACCTAACCGGCTTGGAAAGCAGAACTTCATGGGAGCTAATGGAACGTTCACTTCGATAGGGCACGCTTGCTTCGCCATGAAGAAAGATCTAGAAGAGTATATGGACTATGACGTGGGGGAGATCTGCAACGACGACTGGAGACTAGCTCAGAAGCTTATGGTTCACGGTTGCGATCCGTTGCCTAGAAGACGGTGTTTCTCCCGTGCACCGCAGCTATATTACAAACCGTTTCCGATCAACGAGTCTTTGTGGAAGCTTCCGGATAACCGGAACGTCAGATGGGGACAGTATAAATGCAAGAACTTTACTTGTCTTGCAAGCAACACGACAGCAAGAAAAGGGTTCTTCAAATGCACTGATTGCTTCAACCTCACGCATCACGAGTTGCCGAGATGGGTTAACCGAGGAGAACTCGATCTAGAGACAAACCAAACTGCTGATTTCTCGATACAAGAAGTACTTGAAATCAAACCGGGAGAGATTAGGATCGGTTTGGACTTCAGCGTTGGCACGGGGACTTTCGCAGCGAGGATGAGAGAAAGTAACGTCACCATTGTAACAGCAACAATCAACCTAGGAGCTCCATTCAACGAGATGATCTCTCTGCGTGGTTTAGTCCCATTGTACTTAACTGTGAACCAACGGTTACCTTTCTTCGACAGCACGCTTGATATGATTCACACGACGAGGTTTCTTGATGGATGGATCGATCTGATACTTCTGGATTTCGTGCTGTTTGATTGGGACAGGGTTTTAAGACCAGGTGGGTTGTTGTGGATAGATAGTTTCTTTTGTCTGAAAGAGGATTTGGGTGATTACATGGAGGCGTTTAAAGCTTTGAGGTATAGGAGACATAAGTGGGTTGTGGTGCCTAAGAGAGATAAAGATGATAAAGAAGTTTTCTTCTCTGCTGTGTTAGAGAAACCCCCAAGACCCTTTAGATGATTCAATCATTGCCTAATGCTTTGTGTTATTGTTCTTCTTACAGATAAAAGGTGTTTTACATATCTGACATtatatttgtaataaaaaacACTAAGAAGATGTTATTCTCGTTCatgtattttaattgatttgtaAACCCACATGTGATTTACAAATCAAACTAAAATTTCTTAAATTACAAATCTAACGCATGGattttaattagtattattacttataaatccaaatatttttaatgggATTTCTTTGAGTAGCTTGGATTAAATAGATCtagtaaaattgtttttaatacaAGAAGAAAGTATTCTTGGAACTGCTGTTCTTTCAAATTGTTTTACATAAGTTTGGTTTTTCATTTAGTGTCAAAACGGGTCACCTCGTTGGAAGTTTATCCATCTACAAATTAACTTATTGTAAAGCTATGGAAACTATAAAGGAGTTGATGATGGTCCAAAAACCCATCAAGTTGAATGAGGAAAATTTCGGACATTACCCCTGTTCGTTTATCAAACGCCGCGTCTAACGTCCGCGTCTAACGTCCACGTCTCG is a genomic window of Brassica napus cultivar Da-Ae chromosome A2, Da-Ae, whole genome shotgun sequence containing:
- the LOC106412719 gene encoding probable methyltransferase At1g29790: MVKANVLSKIRGFSGVNRPIYVLAGLAFLISVATLAKFNYITPLRFSGRFCNNHGSFDGDNYILGSQMRKTIESAIFKIHQEMDDLKALEANSSAPPSDSSASGSMFRHVAFLADVLSLIQSVHMELPSLEEVDHPLKQRNGDPGEHFMREEIKKYIKIKPNRLGKQNFMGANGTFTSIGHACFAMKKDLEEYMDYDVGEICNDDWRLAQKLMVHGCDPLPRRRCFSRAPQLYYKPFPINESLWKLPDNRNVRWGQYKCKNFTCLASNTTARKGFFKCTDCFNLTHHELPRWVNRGELDLETNQTADFSIQEVLEIKPGEIRIGLDFSVGTGTFAARMRESNVTIVTATINLGAPFNEMISLRGLVPLYLTVNQRLPFFDSTLDMIHTTRFLDGWIDLILLDFVLFDWDRVLRPGGLLWIDSFFCLKEDLGDYMEAFKALRYRRHKWVVVPKRDKDDKEVFFSAVLEKPPRPFR